ttcaataatatatttttattgtgtttcatattgtGATGAAAtcatatattaaaatatcacaataaaccattatatcatctTAATTGATAATAACTgagaaaaactcaaatttcGCAGAaaaactttgtttgtttgcgACAATATAAATTCAAGattgttgttttgcttttccACACTTTAAACTCCATTACCCAGAATACAACAGTGCATACAGCACAGGTCAGGGTTCTCTCATAATAATTTTAAGGAATAATGTGTGAAGCTCCACTTGTAACCCAAATGTGCTCTAATGTGTGAGTGGTGTTTTCCAACAGCAGTCTGCAGGTTtttatccattcattcattcattgagcTTAATTATTGAACTCCTGCATGGCCCCAAGAATTATGCTGATTATGGGAACACTTCGGTGTAGCTAAATCAAACTGTTGTTGTCTTAAtctgttttctctgtgtttgtgtgcatgcatgtgaatATTGTCAGTGTACAGCTGGagatattcatttatatttttctctctctgttgttaATGTCGTGCCAGCGTTCTCAATTAAATGTATACAAAAACAGGCTTCACCACCATAGgctatttatttatgaaattgCTTGAATACGTATAATTttgtgatatacagtcatggaaaaaattattagaccatagttttcttcaatttattgttcattttaatccctggtacaactaacattacatttgtttggacaaatataatgataacaacaaaaatagctcataagagtttatttttaagagctgatttctagccattgtccatggtttcattatcaagaaaaccatgtgaAATAGCTAGATGTCaactcttgaattaaactcttatgagctattatggttgtcatcattttatttatccaaacaaatgtacctttagtttaccaggcattaaaatgaacaagaaactgaagaaaacaaaggtggtccaataattttttccatgactattaTTATCAATATGTGAAATGACTGATATATCAGGATGGAAGATTTTGTCTGTATCGCCCAGCCATAATCATCCACAATTTAATCCCCACCCTCCTCTCGCTCCACCACAGAGTCCTCAGACGGCGTGTCGCTCCAGCTGGGTAACTCCAAAGATTTCATCCTCAGCTTAGACATCAAGTTCGTCTCCAACGGCAGCGTGTCCGTGATCCTGGAAACCACAGAGAAGGGCCCACCGTTCACTATCCACTACGTGACCAGCACGCAGCTCATCGCCTTCAAAGACCACGACATCACGTACGGCATCGGGCCAAGAACCACCTGGAGCACTCTGACCCGAGACCTGCTCACCGACCTCAGGAAGGGCGTCGGGCTGTCCAACACCAAGGCTGTGAAGGCCACAAAGGTTAGTTTATGTCACACGATTGGTACGTTTGATAAAATACCTGTGTTCTATCCAAGCAAACACTTTATTACCTATATGAATAATTAAGTCTTAAGTctttcaagcaaaaaaaaacacttgcttGTTACAGattctcaaatgtgaggattatattcagtttttaatgtCAATGATTCAAGACATTGAATTAAGACAAAGCCAttcatcaattaatcaattgatCAATCAgacttataaatatttaaaagggAACTCAGAGTGCAGATTTCTGCCAAGGCTGTCCTGACTTGAAGGGCCATTCACATGACTTTTCCCTGTTGAGAACTAATTTTTCCCATTATAaggttaaaatatttatttttttccccgcaTGATTAAGACCAAAAATTTTATGGGTTCTCCCTTGGCCCATGCTTCACCACTCCAACAAGTTTCATTATAATTGCGACACCAGTCCTGCTGACAAAGTGGAAGTAAGAAAGATAATCATTTATTGCAGCCCTAAAATGGGCCGTACATAATTAGCCATCTCTAATTTCCCATGGTAAGGCTGCAATTCAGTTGGTGTTATGAACAAAACTAACAACACAATAAATACTGCAGcattatttttaacagatttttgtcaaatctAACTTGTATATTTTTCAGATTAGTATTAGAACTTTGAAGCTCAGTTATTAAATGTAGAGACAATCTACAGTCTTCGTGCCAAATCCTCATTCACGTGTTGAATGATTTTGTCTGCCCTTGCGTCTGTTTTCCAGATCATGCCCAGACGGGTGGTGCGATTAGTCCTGCACGGGCGAGGCTTTGTTGACAACGTCACCATCTCCACCACTGCCCACATGGCAGCCTTCTTTGCCGCCAGCGACTGGCTGATGCGCAACCAGGACGAGCGAGGCGGCTGGCCCATCATGGTCACCCGTAAACTGGGCGAGGGCTTCCGGCCTCTGGAGCCCGGCTGGTACTCGGCCATGGCTCAGGGCCAGGCCATGTCCACACTGGTGAGAGCGTACCTCCTCACCAAGGACCAGGCGTACCTCAACGCTGCCCTCAAGGCAGTCGGACCCTACAAGGTGCCTTCAGCGCAGCACGGGGTCAAAGCTGTGTTCATGAACAAATACGACTGGTATGAAGAATACCCGACAACGCCGAGCTCCTTTGTCCTCAACGGCTTCATCTACTCCCTGCTGGGCCTCTTCGACTTGACTGAGACGGCCGGAGAGAAGCTCGGCAGGGAGGCGGGGCAGCTGTTCAGCCGCGGTATGGAGTCGCTGAAGGCCATGCTGCCGCTCTTCGACACCGGTTCCGGCAGCATCTACGACCTGCGTCACTTCATGTTGGCCACGGCGCCCAACCTGGCGCGCTGGGACTATCACACTACACACATTAaccagctgcagctgctggcaTCCATAGACAACGCGCCCGTCTTTAAGGACGTGGTCAAACGCTGGAAAAACTACTTAAAAGGGATTCGTGCCAAGCACAACTAGACAAACTGTGACCCACTTAGTACACAGCTGAGGAGTTGAATTTACTCTTAATGGATGATTGAATGTGAGGCGGGGGCTCACATTGTGTGCGTGCGTCCCAGTTTTGGTCGAGGTTCATAATCTAAAGGATGAGTTTATTCAGCTGCAGCTCTCAACACTAAAAGTTTCTCGTGTGCTCTGTTGCAGGTTTTATATTTTCTGCAACACTGACTGTAGCTCTTCCctcctgtttttttccttgaGCTAGTGTTTGTAATTATGCACAGACCTAGTTtcagagtgtgagtgtgtgttcaggAAGAACACGTCGGTGtgcgtgcgtttgtgtgtgtgtgtgtgtgtgtatgtgtgtgtgtgtgtgtgtgtgtgtgtgtgtgaggtgtgtgtgtgtgtttaaagtaacAATATCTGACGTTAGAGAAAGATGAAGCTCCTTGAATTGTTCAAACTGAATCACATTCTTTGATGCATCCACCACAAATCTCTCTtccaattgtatttttttaccatttcacCCCAGATTTGCAAAgtttattcaaacaaaaaaaaaaccaacaaacaaaaaaagaatatattataaattatttgcAGAAGAATGTTGCCAAAACAAAGTATCTTAATAATATGAAATCCATGTTGGATTTAATTCCTCCACTACAAAGTTTttcatttaagtatttttttaggTAGATTCTGTGAGATACATTAATTTGATCATCCCTTTACAGTAAAGCTGATGAGTCTactaatttatgttttatagctTCCACTTCCTTTCTGAATCTCTTTCCCCTAAAAGAGAGATAAATATTTACACAACATTTTGAGGATTATGTTGTTATGTCTTTAGTGAGCTTAactcatttttaatattttttccctttgATATAAATATCAAATCATGGATTAGGTCTATCTAAAGGGACTATGCACTTCAAACCACCATATTTCAGATGGGCTTGCAGCAGGTCTCTTAGCTGAGCTGTTGTGTAACCACATCTGGTCAGAGTTGACTGCATGACTGCTTCCTGAGTTGATGTGACTGTTGTGCTTCAGGTGACACATGTAAGACTGCAGGTCACACAACGCCACAACACGTTGTCTCTTCCCCAAGATAAACCCATCAGGCCTGCAACAATCTCTTGAAAACATCCTAATTAATAATTCATCCAAATTAGCTGTCAGTGCTGTAGCCGCTGTAATACTCGTACCTTTATGGGAAGTTTTAAGATGACAAACTGAGCTACCATTCTGAGCTGTAAACCCAACTGAAGTCCCTCACTTAGTCACAAAACACTTAATAATTAATGTGCCACTGCAGCTACAAAACGTTAGTTCAAGAGTCACTGTTGCTCTGTTTTTCTCATTTGCACGGTTTTGGTTCAAAGCTGGAAACAGTTACAAGAGTTCAGATTGAGTCagtcagctttttaaaaatatttcacttttaatgGGTGTGTTGTCTTGTGGACACAGGTAAATGTGCAGACAACAAATATGATCCAGCTCTCATCATATTATACGGAGATGCACGATATTCATAACCTGTGGTTTATGCACACCTGAGGGTAAGAAAGGCTCAGCTGTAGTGAGTAAAGATGGTTGATATAATATCTCTGATCAAACCTAATCTAACTGACATCACAAAACAAAGAACTGGGGCCTGTTTCATAAAGCTAGTTTACCAAATAAGCCAGGCCTATTTCAGTTAGTCTGACTCATTTATAGTTGACTCTTCCATAAAGCAAATTCAACATAGGTCATGCTCGGTAACTGGCAAAATCTGTCCACAAACTAGTTTTGCTTAGATTTGCTTTATGGAATCAAATCAACTGCAAATGAGTCAGACTCACTCGAATAAGACAGGCTTATTTGGTAAACCCACTCATGGAACAGGCTCCTGTTCTGActctttaaatgtttatttttttctagcaAAGTATATCAAAAAACCTCACAAACATGCTTTGGCTTTCATAGAGCAATTTGCAAAATACACTAATTAAATGTTTTGACATATTAAGACATTTACAAACATTTACATCTCATAAGATTTGTTGTGTTAATACTCAGACTTTTTCCTCCTTCTGGAACATTTGCAGGAACATAAATTGCATTTTGCAGTCGTGTTGTTTTTCCTGTGAAACTGACAAACGTCTGACATGTTTGACCCTCGAGTCAGCATGCCGCccttgttgttcttcttctctgttcttATTGGCAAATCACAAACTGACTTTAAAGGTGCATCGCAGCATTGTGATGTCAATGAAAGCAATTTGGCTTTGATTTATCAGACAAAAATTGATTGGCTATATTTTAATTCTCAGAATAATGCAcaataagataaattatccatTATCAGCCTATGATGTATCGGCCTGATCTTACATCCTTTATATTATCAATTATTTCTTCAGATGTTTGCAGGTATTTTTAACTGTTCTTACGACagatgactaaatgactaaatctcTGTCAACTCTGTCTCGTTAAAATTTCGATCATTGTTTCGGAAAATATGAGGAATACAACTAGAAAAGTCCAATAAAGAGTCATGCAGATCAGTCTAAGTAACGGCTTCCTTCCCCCACATAAGaattatacaaaaaacataccCTAAACTAACATTTGTATTTCCattaaactgtctttaaatGCCAAACTTTCACTCCAATTAAATCCCTCCTCATCattgttaaacattaaaatcgctttttatttctcctggTTTGAACATCAGCACCATTTGCTACATTTTCATTTCCATGGCCTGCGTTTGACCTTTTTTGGAAACAGCTATTTCTTTTATAACTCATACTTCGAGATGATAATTGCAGGAAACAAGTGTAGGTGGTGGTAGatgtatgtgttgtgtgttcgGGGAGAAAGACATGTGGGCAGCCGTGGCACAGCTGCGTCTCGCTAACACGTCAGTTTATAACATTTAAATAGACAATGCCAGGAGTGCTGAAGGTGGAGGTCAATTCTCGACAAGCATAAAGAGGCTGTCGGTCCCAGCAGGCTCTCATTGCTCCTCTCAGTTGCTGCGGGTGCATGAACTCAGCGTTTTTAATCTGAGAGCTGACCTGTTGACCGCCGTACGAGGAGAAAGAAAGCTCGCCAAGACACTAACAATTCACCCGGCTAATAGGCCTGAGAGCCAGCACGCACACAGTACAGTCTGGGATGAGTCAGCactcacaaacaaaacaaagtggaGCCCTCAGCATCAATGAGGCTTTCATCGATCTACCTTAAAGATTATTAATGGAGGAGA
The Centropristis striata isolate RG_2023a ecotype Rhode Island chromosome 2, C.striata_1.0, whole genome shotgun sequence DNA segment above includes these coding regions:
- the glceb gene encoding D-glucuronyl C5-epimerase B, coding for MRCLAARVNYKTLIVICALFTLITVLLWNRCSSDTSLRFLPRAALVVPSPKVGDASISSQQHPPQPPEPPPVAGVVTGIKYEEIDCLINDENTIKGRRDGGEIYLPFSWMEKYFEVYGKVVQYDGYERFEFQHSYSKVYTQREPYHPDGVFMSFEGYNVEVRDRVKCISGVEGVPLSTQWGPQGYFYAIQIAQYGLSHYSKNLTERPPHVEVYDTAEDRDSRASTAPWSVPKGCGLSRVHDKTRATSVRQFSAPESSDGVSLQLGNSKDFILSLDIKFVSNGSVSVILETTEKGPPFTIHYVTSTQLIAFKDHDITYGIGPRTTWSTLTRDLLTDLRKGVGLSNTKAVKATKIMPRRVVRLVLHGRGFVDNVTISTTAHMAAFFAASDWLMRNQDERGGWPIMVTRKLGEGFRPLEPGWYSAMAQGQAMSTLVRAYLLTKDQAYLNAALKAVGPYKVPSAQHGVKAVFMNKYDWYEEYPTTPSSFVLNGFIYSLLGLFDLTETAGEKLGREAGQLFSRGMESLKAMLPLFDTGSGSIYDLRHFMLATAPNLARWDYHTTHINQLQLLASIDNAPVFKDVVKRWKNYLKGIRAKHN